A genome region from Rattus norvegicus strain BN/NHsdMcwi chromosome 17, GRCr8, whole genome shotgun sequence includes the following:
- the Gmnn gene encoding geminin isoform X1 — MNLSMKQKQEGAQENVKSSPVPRRTLKMIQPSAAGSLVGRENELPKGLSKRKLWDDQLTSKISSCGPEANENNSVGDLTQEACDLMTKENPSSQYWKEVAEQRRKALYEALTENEKLHKEIEQKDSEIARLRKENKDLAEVAEHVQYMAEVIERLSNEPLDNFESPDSQEFDSEKETVEYSEPEDSDTGTCAEETVSSSSDGTACT, encoded by the exons ATGAATCTCAGTatgaagcagaaacaggaaggagccCAAGAGAACGTGAAG AGTAGTCCTGTCCCAAGGAGAACGCTGAAGATGATCCAGCCTTCTGCAGCTGGGTCTCTTGTTGGCAGAGAAAATGAG TTGCCAAAAGGCTTGTCCAAAAGGAAACTTTGGGATGACCAGTTAACATCTAAGATTTCAAGCTGTGGTCCTGAAGCCAATGAAAATAACAGTGTTGGAGACCTCACCCAGGAAGCATGTGATCTTATGACTAAAG aaaaccCATCTTCTCAGTATTGGAAAGAAGTGGCAGAACAACGGAGGAAAGCTCTCTATGAAGCACTTACGGAGAACGAGAAA cttcataaagaaattgagcAGAAGGACAGTGAGATTGCCCGCCTGAGAAAGGAGAATAAAGACCTGGCAGAAGTGGCTGAGCACGTACAGTACATGGCAGAGGTAATCGAG AGGCTGAGTAATGAACCTCTGGATAACTTTGAATCACCGGATAGTCAAGAATTTGATTCTGAAAAAGAAACTGTTGAGTATTCTGAACCGGAAGACTCAGACACTGGGACATGTGCTGAAGAGACTGTGTCTTCCTCTTCCGATGGCACGGCGTGTACATGA
- the Gmnn gene encoding geminin isoform X2 produces MIQPSAAGSLVGRENELPKGLSKRKLWDDQLTSKISSCGPEANENNSVGDLTQEACDLMTKENPSSQYWKEVAEQRRKALYEALTENEKLHKEIEQKDSEIARLRKENKDLAEVAEHVQYMAEVIERLSNEPLDNFESPDSQEFDSEKETVEYSEPEDSDTGTCAEETVSSSSDGTACT; encoded by the exons ATGATCCAGCCTTCTGCAGCTGGGTCTCTTGTTGGCAGAGAAAATGAG TTGCCAAAAGGCTTGTCCAAAAGGAAACTTTGGGATGACCAGTTAACATCTAAGATTTCAAGCTGTGGTCCTGAAGCCAATGAAAATAACAGTGTTGGAGACCTCACCCAGGAAGCATGTGATCTTATGACTAAAG aaaaccCATCTTCTCAGTATTGGAAAGAAGTGGCAGAACAACGGAGGAAAGCTCTCTATGAAGCACTTACGGAGAACGAGAAA cttcataaagaaattgagcAGAAGGACAGTGAGATTGCCCGCCTGAGAAAGGAGAATAAAGACCTGGCAGAAGTGGCTGAGCACGTACAGTACATGGCAGAGGTAATCGAG AGGCTGAGTAATGAACCTCTGGATAACTTTGAATCACCGGATAGTCAAGAATTTGATTCTGAAAAAGAAACTGTTGAGTATTCTGAACCGGAAGACTCAGACACTGGGACATGTGCTGAAGAGACTGTGTCTTCCTCTTCCGATGGCACGGCGTGTACATGA